The proteins below come from a single Drosophila kikkawai strain 14028-0561.14 chromosome 3R, DkikHiC1v2, whole genome shotgun sequence genomic window:
- the Syp gene encoding heterogeneous nuclear ribonucleoprotein Q isoform X7 has translation MNKFVSHNLARDSYRTFSPEMYATLSSPMAQHAAEMAEGNGELLDDINQKADDRGDGERTEDYPKLLEYGLDKKVAGKLDEIYKTGKLAHAELDERALDALKEFPVDGALNVLGQFLESNLEHVSNKSAYLCGVMKTYRQKSRASQQGVPTPAAAVQVKGPDEDKIKKILERTGYTLDVTTGQRKYGGPPPDWEGNVPGNGCEVFCGKIPKDMYEDELIPLFEKCGTIWDLRLMMDPMTGTNRGYAFVTFTNREAAVNAVRQLDNHEIKPGKCLKINISVPNLRLFVGNIPKSKGKDEILEEFGKLTAGLYEVIIYSSPDDKKKNRGFCFLEYESHKAASLAKRRLGTGRIKVWGCDIIVDWADPQEEPDEQTMSKVKVLYVRNLTQDVSEDKLKEQFEQYGKVERVKKIKDYAFIHFEDRDSAVDAMRGLNGKEIGASNIEVSLAKPPSDKKKKEEILRARERRMMQMMQARPGIVGNLSPTHASMMSLTPMRLQGARMPLRTPIPRDYDYDYDYFGFSDFRPGTYANDPYYDELYRSYDGDYSFYEYSSPSGLGGAGNGGGGGVGGGGGGVSGSIMPLSGGATQNASLSGGQRSARGLASGSSGSPGSVMGVGRGPGITVPRGRAVGQRGSISRLGAQTVPQAAAAAAAGQAAAAAVAQRGATGQGAPAATGGVRGVVPMRPSARGTQHVKPLQNLPAGTALKTFMEGN, from the exons AAATGGCGGAGGGTAATGGCGAACTGTTAGATGACATTAATCAGAAAGCCGATGACCGTGGCGATGGCGAACGTACGGAGGACTATCCCAAGCTGCTGGAATACGGTCTGGACAAGAAA GTTGCCGGCAAACTGGATGAAATCTACAAGACCGGAAAGCTGGCTCACGCCGAGCTGGACGAGCGCGCCTTGGACGCGCTCAAGGAGTTCCCCGTCGATGGTGCCTTGAATGTGTTGGGTCAGTTCCTCGAATCGAACCTGGAGCACGTGTCAAACAAGTCTGCCTACTTGTGCGGCGTAATGAAGACGTACCGCCAGAAGAGTCGAGCCAGCCAGCAGGGTGTACCAACGCCCGCTGCAGCTGTTCAGGTTAAGGGACCCGACGAAGACAAGATCAAGAAGATCCTCGAGCGAACCGGCTACACATTAGATGTGACGACAG GCCAGCGTAAATACGGCGGACCGCCACCGGACTGGGAGGGCAATGTGCCGGGCAATGGGTGCGAAGTGTTCTGCGGCAAGATACCCAAGGACATGTACGAGGACGAGCTGATCCCGCTCTTCGAGAAGTGCGGCACAATCTGGGACCTCCGCCTCATGATGGACCCGATGACGGGCACAAATCGTGGTTATGCATTTGTCACATTCACAAATCGCGAAGCAGCCGTCAATGCAGTGCGCCAG CTCGATAATCACGAAATAAAACCCGGCAAGTgtctgaaaataaatataagcgTACCGAATCTGCGCCTTTTCGTAGGCAATATTCCCAAGTCAAAGGGCAAAGATGAAATATTAGAGGAATTTGGTAAACTTACAG CTGGCCTTTACGAGGTAATCATATACAGTTCGCCAGATGATAAGAAAAAGAACCGCGGCTTCTGCTTTCTCGAATACGAGTCGCACAAGGCGGCATCTTTGGCCAAACGAAGACTTGGCACTGGTAGAATTAAG GTTTGGGGATGTGATATAATAGTCGACTGGGCCGATCCACAGGAGGAGCCGGATGAACAAACTATGTCCAAGGTTAAAGTTCTTTATGTGCGAAATCTAACTCAGGACGTCTCCGAGGATAAGTTGAAG GAGCAATTTGAGCAATATGGAAAGGTGGAACGcgttaagaaaattaaagactATGCCTTTATACACTTTGAGGATCGTGATAGCGCCGTCGATGCTATGCGTGGCCTTAATGGCAAGGAGATCGGCGCCTCGAATATTGAG GTCTCTCTCGCCAAACCCCCCTCGGACAAGAAGAAAAAGGAGGAGATTCTGCGGGCCCGTGAGCGCCGTATGATGCAAATGATGCAAGCGCGTCCCGGGATCGTGGG AAATCTGTCGCCGACACATGCCAGCATGATGTCCCTGACGCCCATGCGCCTGCAAGGGGCGCGCATGCCGCTGCGTACGCCGATACCTCGCGACTACG ACTATGATTACGATTATTTTGGTTTCTCGGACTTCCGGCCCGGCACCTATGCCAATGATCCGTACTATGACGAGCTGTACCGCTCCTACGATGGGGACTACAGCTTCTATGAGTACTCAAGCCCCTCGGGACTTGGCGGAGCTGGTaacggtggcggcggcggcgtcggaggtggaggaggaggagtctCCGGATCGATAATGCCGCTGTCGGGTGGCGCCACCCAGAATGCATCGCTGTCCGGGGGTCAGCGATCGGCCAGGGGCTTAGCAAGTGGTTCCAGTGGCTCGCCGGGCTCCGTTATG GGAGTTGGTCGTGGGCCTGGAATCACAGTGCCGCGTGGCAGAGCCGTTGGCCAGCGTGGCAGCATCAGTCGTCTGGGGGCCCAAACAGTGCcacaggcggcggcagcggcggcggcgggacaggcggcggcggcggcagtagCTCAGCGGGGGGCCACCGGTCAGGGGGCGCCGGCAGCAACCGGGGGGGTCCGTGGGGTGGTGCCAATGCGTCCCAGCGCTCGTGGCACCCAGCACGTCAAGCCGCTACAAAATTTACCAG CTGGAACTGCACTCAAGACTTTTATGGAGGGCAACTAA
- the Syp gene encoding heterogeneous nuclear ribonucleoprotein Q isoform X6, with translation MEVNVKQVDGGGGELLSRILKDRPHIPIPISFALRKMAEGNGELLDDINQKADDRGDGERTEDYPKLLEYGLDKKVAGKLDEIYKTGKLAHAELDERALDALKEFPVDGALNVLGQFLESNLEHVSNKSAYLCGVMKTYRQKSRASQQGVPTPAAAVQVKGPDEDKIKKILERTGYTLDVTTGQRKYGGPPPDWEGNVPGNGCEVFCGKIPKDMYEDELIPLFEKCGTIWDLRLMMDPMTGTNRGYAFVTFTNREAAVNAVRQLNDFEIRKGKKIGVTISFNNHRLFVGNIPKNRDRDELIEEFSKHAPGLYEVIIYSSPDDKKKNRGFCFLEYESHKAASLAKRRLGTGRIKVWGCDIIVDWADPQEEPDEQTMSKVKVLYVRNLTQDVSEDKLKEQFEQYGKVERVKKIKDYAFIHFEDRDSAVDAMRGLNGKEIGASNIEVSLAKPPSDKKKKEEILRARERRMMQMMQARPGIVGNLSPTHASMMSLTPMRLQGARMPLRTPIPRDYDYDYDYFGFSDFRPGTYANDPYYDELYRSYDGDYSFYEYSSPSGLGGAGNGGGGGVGGGGGGVSGSIMPLSGGATQNASLSGGQRSARGLASGSSGSPGSVMGVGRGPGITVPRGRAVGQRGSISRLGAQTVPQAAAAAAAGQAAAAAVAQRGATGQGAPAATGGVRGVVPMRPSARGTQHVKPLQNLPAGTALKTFMEGN, from the exons ATGGAGGTCAACGTTAAGCAAGTCGATGGAGGCGGCGGCGAGCTGCTGTCCAGGATCCTCAAGGATCGCCCCCATATCCCGATACCGATTTCGTTTGCCTTACGCA AAATGGCGGAGGGTAATGGCGAACTGTTAGATGACATTAATCAGAAAGCCGATGACCGTGGCGATGGCGAACGTACGGAGGACTATCCCAAGCTGCTGGAATACGGTCTGGACAAGAAA GTTGCCGGCAAACTGGATGAAATCTACAAGACCGGAAAGCTGGCTCACGCCGAGCTGGACGAGCGCGCCTTGGACGCGCTCAAGGAGTTCCCCGTCGATGGTGCCTTGAATGTGTTGGGTCAGTTCCTCGAATCGAACCTGGAGCACGTGTCAAACAAGTCTGCCTACTTGTGCGGCGTAATGAAGACGTACCGCCAGAAGAGTCGAGCCAGCCAGCAGGGTGTACCAACGCCCGCTGCAGCTGTTCAGGTTAAGGGACCCGACGAAGACAAGATCAAGAAGATCCTCGAGCGAACCGGCTACACATTAGATGTGACGACAG GCCAGCGTAAATACGGCGGACCGCCACCGGACTGGGAGGGCAATGTGCCGGGCAATGGGTGCGAAGTGTTCTGCGGCAAGATACCCAAGGACATGTACGAGGACGAGCTGATCCCGCTCTTCGAGAAGTGCGGCACAATCTGGGACCTCCGCCTCATGATGGACCCGATGACGGGCACAAATCGTGGTTATGCATTTGTCACATTCACAAATCGCGAAGCAGCCGTCAATGCAGTGCGCCAG CTAAATGATTTTGAAATTCGGAAAGGCAAAAAGATTGGTGTTACGATATCATTTAACAATCACCGGCTATTTGTCGGCAATATACCTAAGAATAGAGATCGCGACGAATTAATTGAGGAATTTTCAAAACATGCAC CTGGCCTTTACGAGGTAATCATATACAGTTCGCCAGATGATAAGAAAAAGAACCGCGGCTTCTGCTTTCTCGAATACGAGTCGCACAAGGCGGCATCTTTGGCCAAACGAAGACTTGGCACTGGTAGAATTAAG GTTTGGGGATGTGATATAATAGTCGACTGGGCCGATCCACAGGAGGAGCCGGATGAACAAACTATGTCCAAGGTTAAAGTTCTTTATGTGCGAAATCTAACTCAGGACGTCTCCGAGGATAAGTTGAAG GAGCAATTTGAGCAATATGGAAAGGTGGAACGcgttaagaaaattaaagactATGCCTTTATACACTTTGAGGATCGTGATAGCGCCGTCGATGCTATGCGTGGCCTTAATGGCAAGGAGATCGGCGCCTCGAATATTGAG GTCTCTCTCGCCAAACCCCCCTCGGACAAGAAGAAAAAGGAGGAGATTCTGCGGGCCCGTGAGCGCCGTATGATGCAAATGATGCAAGCGCGTCCCGGGATCGTGGG AAATCTGTCGCCGACACATGCCAGCATGATGTCCCTGACGCCCATGCGCCTGCAAGGGGCGCGCATGCCGCTGCGTACGCCGATACCTCGCGACTACG ACTATGATTACGATTATTTTGGTTTCTCGGACTTCCGGCCCGGCACCTATGCCAATGATCCGTACTATGACGAGCTGTACCGCTCCTACGATGGGGACTACAGCTTCTATGAGTACTCAAGCCCCTCGGGACTTGGCGGAGCTGGTaacggtggcggcggcggcgtcggaggtggaggaggaggagtctCCGGATCGATAATGCCGCTGTCGGGTGGCGCCACCCAGAATGCATCGCTGTCCGGGGGTCAGCGATCGGCCAGGGGCTTAGCAAGTGGTTCCAGTGGCTCGCCGGGCTCCGTTATG GGAGTTGGTCGTGGGCCTGGAATCACAGTGCCGCGTGGCAGAGCCGTTGGCCAGCGTGGCAGCATCAGTCGTCTGGGGGCCCAAACAGTGCcacaggcggcggcagcggcggcggcgggacaggcggcggcggcggcagtagCTCAGCGGGGGGCCACCGGTCAGGGGGCGCCGGCAGCAACCGGGGGGGTCCGTGGGGTGGTGCCAATGCGTCCCAGCGCTCGTGGCACCCAGCACGTCAAGCCGCTACAAAATTTACCAG CTGGAACTGCACTCAAGACTTTTATGGAGGGCAACTAA
- the Syp gene encoding heterogeneous nuclear ribonucleoprotein Q isoform X4, which yields MEVNVKQVDGGGGELLSRILKDRPHIPIPISFALRKMAEGNGELLDDINQKADDRGDGERTEDYPKLLEYGLDKKVAGKLDEIYKTGKLAHAELDERALDALKEFPVDGALNVLGQFLESNLEHVSNKSAYLCGVMKTYRQKSRASQQGVPTPAAAVQVKGPDEDKIKKILERTGYTLDVTTGQRKYGGPPPDWEGNVPGNGCEVFCGKIPKDMYEDELIPLFEKCGTIWDLRLMMDPMTGTNRGYAFVTFTNREAAVNAVRQLDNHEIKPGKCLKINISVPNLRLFVGNIPKSKGKDEILEEFGKLTAGLYEVIIYSSPDDKKKNRGFCFLEYESHKAASLAKRRLGTGRIKVWGCDIIVDWADPQEEPDEQTMSKVKVLYVRNLTQDVSEDKLKEQFEQYGKVERVKKIKDYAFIHFEDRDSAVDAMRGLNGKEIGASNIEVSLAKPPSDKKKKEEILRARERRMMQMMQARPGIVGNLSPTHASMMSLTPMRLQGARMPLRTPIPRDYDYDYDYFGFSDFRPGTYANDPYYDELYRSYDGDYSFYEYSSPSGLGGAGNGGGGGVGGGGGGVSGSIMPLSGGATQNASLSGGQRSARGLASGSSGSPGSVMGVGRGPGITVPRGRAVGQRGSISRLGAQTVPQAAAAAAAGQAAAAAVAQRGATGQGAPAATGGVRGVVPMRPSARGTQHVKPLQNLPAETFYRQAQSDIILLSEMETKHNPFLAGTALKTFMEGN from the exons ATGGAGGTCAACGTTAAGCAAGTCGATGGAGGCGGCGGCGAGCTGCTGTCCAGGATCCTCAAGGATCGCCCCCATATCCCGATACCGATTTCGTTTGCCTTACGCA AAATGGCGGAGGGTAATGGCGAACTGTTAGATGACATTAATCAGAAAGCCGATGACCGTGGCGATGGCGAACGTACGGAGGACTATCCCAAGCTGCTGGAATACGGTCTGGACAAGAAA GTTGCCGGCAAACTGGATGAAATCTACAAGACCGGAAAGCTGGCTCACGCCGAGCTGGACGAGCGCGCCTTGGACGCGCTCAAGGAGTTCCCCGTCGATGGTGCCTTGAATGTGTTGGGTCAGTTCCTCGAATCGAACCTGGAGCACGTGTCAAACAAGTCTGCCTACTTGTGCGGCGTAATGAAGACGTACCGCCAGAAGAGTCGAGCCAGCCAGCAGGGTGTACCAACGCCCGCTGCAGCTGTTCAGGTTAAGGGACCCGACGAAGACAAGATCAAGAAGATCCTCGAGCGAACCGGCTACACATTAGATGTGACGACAG GCCAGCGTAAATACGGCGGACCGCCACCGGACTGGGAGGGCAATGTGCCGGGCAATGGGTGCGAAGTGTTCTGCGGCAAGATACCCAAGGACATGTACGAGGACGAGCTGATCCCGCTCTTCGAGAAGTGCGGCACAATCTGGGACCTCCGCCTCATGATGGACCCGATGACGGGCACAAATCGTGGTTATGCATTTGTCACATTCACAAATCGCGAAGCAGCCGTCAATGCAGTGCGCCAG CTCGATAATCACGAAATAAAACCCGGCAAGTgtctgaaaataaatataagcgTACCGAATCTGCGCCTTTTCGTAGGCAATATTCCCAAGTCAAAGGGCAAAGATGAAATATTAGAGGAATTTGGTAAACTTACAG CTGGCCTTTACGAGGTAATCATATACAGTTCGCCAGATGATAAGAAAAAGAACCGCGGCTTCTGCTTTCTCGAATACGAGTCGCACAAGGCGGCATCTTTGGCCAAACGAAGACTTGGCACTGGTAGAATTAAG GTTTGGGGATGTGATATAATAGTCGACTGGGCCGATCCACAGGAGGAGCCGGATGAACAAACTATGTCCAAGGTTAAAGTTCTTTATGTGCGAAATCTAACTCAGGACGTCTCCGAGGATAAGTTGAAG GAGCAATTTGAGCAATATGGAAAGGTGGAACGcgttaagaaaattaaagactATGCCTTTATACACTTTGAGGATCGTGATAGCGCCGTCGATGCTATGCGTGGCCTTAATGGCAAGGAGATCGGCGCCTCGAATATTGAG GTCTCTCTCGCCAAACCCCCCTCGGACAAGAAGAAAAAGGAGGAGATTCTGCGGGCCCGTGAGCGCCGTATGATGCAAATGATGCAAGCGCGTCCCGGGATCGTGGG AAATCTGTCGCCGACACATGCCAGCATGATGTCCCTGACGCCCATGCGCCTGCAAGGGGCGCGCATGCCGCTGCGTACGCCGATACCTCGCGACTACG ACTATGATTACGATTATTTTGGTTTCTCGGACTTCCGGCCCGGCACCTATGCCAATGATCCGTACTATGACGAGCTGTACCGCTCCTACGATGGGGACTACAGCTTCTATGAGTACTCAAGCCCCTCGGGACTTGGCGGAGCTGGTaacggtggcggcggcggcgtcggaggtggaggaggaggagtctCCGGATCGATAATGCCGCTGTCGGGTGGCGCCACCCAGAATGCATCGCTGTCCGGGGGTCAGCGATCGGCCAGGGGCTTAGCAAGTGGTTCCAGTGGCTCGCCGGGCTCCGTTATG GGAGTTGGTCGTGGGCCTGGAATCACAGTGCCGCGTGGCAGAGCCGTTGGCCAGCGTGGCAGCATCAGTCGTCTGGGGGCCCAAACAGTGCcacaggcggcggcagcggcggcggcgggacaggcggcggcggcggcagtagCTCAGCGGGGGGCCACCGGTCAGGGGGCGCCGGCAGCAACCGGGGGGGTCCGTGGGGTGGTGCCAATGCGTCCCAGCGCTCGTGGCACCCAGCACGTCAAGCCGCTACAAAATTTACCAG CTGAAACATTTTACAGACAAGCGCAAAGCGATATAATCCTTTTATCCGAAATGGAAACCAAACACAATCCCTTTCTAGCTGGAACTGCACTCAAGACTTTTATGGAGGGCAACTAA
- the Syp gene encoding heterogeneous nuclear ribonucleoprotein R isoform X12, whose translation MEVNVKQVDGGGGELLSRILKDRPHIPIPISFALRKMAEGNGELLDDINQKADDRGDGERTEDYPKLLEYGLDKKVAGKLDEIYKTGKLAHAELDERALDALKEFPVDGALNVLGQFLESNLEHVSNKSAYLCGVMKTYRQKSRASQQGVPTPAAAVQVKGPDEDKIKKILERTGYTLDVTTGQRKYGGPPPDWEGNVPGNGCEVFCGKIPKDMYEDELIPLFEKCGTIWDLRLMMDPMTGTNRGYAFVTFTNREAAVNAVRQLDNHEIKPGKCLKINISVPNLRLFVGNIPKSKGKDEILEEFGKLTAGLYEVIIYSSPDDKKKNRGFCFLEYESHKAASLAKRRLGTGRIKVWGCDIIVDWADPQEEPDEQTMSKVKVLYVRNLTQDVSEDKLKEQFEQYGKVERVKKIKDYAFIHFEDRDSAVDAMRGLNGKEIGASNIEVSLAKPPSDKKKKEEILRARERRMMQMMQARPGIVGNLSPTHASMMSLTPMRLQGARMPLRTPIPRDYGSWSWAWNHSAAWQSRWPAWQHQSSGGPNSATGGGSGGGGTGGGGGSSSAGGHRSGGAGSNRGGPWGGANASQRSWHPARQAATKFTS comes from the exons ATGGAGGTCAACGTTAAGCAAGTCGATGGAGGCGGCGGCGAGCTGCTGTCCAGGATCCTCAAGGATCGCCCCCATATCCCGATACCGATTTCGTTTGCCTTACGCA AAATGGCGGAGGGTAATGGCGAACTGTTAGATGACATTAATCAGAAAGCCGATGACCGTGGCGATGGCGAACGTACGGAGGACTATCCCAAGCTGCTGGAATACGGTCTGGACAAGAAA GTTGCCGGCAAACTGGATGAAATCTACAAGACCGGAAAGCTGGCTCACGCCGAGCTGGACGAGCGCGCCTTGGACGCGCTCAAGGAGTTCCCCGTCGATGGTGCCTTGAATGTGTTGGGTCAGTTCCTCGAATCGAACCTGGAGCACGTGTCAAACAAGTCTGCCTACTTGTGCGGCGTAATGAAGACGTACCGCCAGAAGAGTCGAGCCAGCCAGCAGGGTGTACCAACGCCCGCTGCAGCTGTTCAGGTTAAGGGACCCGACGAAGACAAGATCAAGAAGATCCTCGAGCGAACCGGCTACACATTAGATGTGACGACAG GCCAGCGTAAATACGGCGGACCGCCACCGGACTGGGAGGGCAATGTGCCGGGCAATGGGTGCGAAGTGTTCTGCGGCAAGATACCCAAGGACATGTACGAGGACGAGCTGATCCCGCTCTTCGAGAAGTGCGGCACAATCTGGGACCTCCGCCTCATGATGGACCCGATGACGGGCACAAATCGTGGTTATGCATTTGTCACATTCACAAATCGCGAAGCAGCCGTCAATGCAGTGCGCCAG CTCGATAATCACGAAATAAAACCCGGCAAGTgtctgaaaataaatataagcgTACCGAATCTGCGCCTTTTCGTAGGCAATATTCCCAAGTCAAAGGGCAAAGATGAAATATTAGAGGAATTTGGTAAACTTACAG CTGGCCTTTACGAGGTAATCATATACAGTTCGCCAGATGATAAGAAAAAGAACCGCGGCTTCTGCTTTCTCGAATACGAGTCGCACAAGGCGGCATCTTTGGCCAAACGAAGACTTGGCACTGGTAGAATTAAG GTTTGGGGATGTGATATAATAGTCGACTGGGCCGATCCACAGGAGGAGCCGGATGAACAAACTATGTCCAAGGTTAAAGTTCTTTATGTGCGAAATCTAACTCAGGACGTCTCCGAGGATAAGTTGAAG GAGCAATTTGAGCAATATGGAAAGGTGGAACGcgttaagaaaattaaagactATGCCTTTATACACTTTGAGGATCGTGATAGCGCCGTCGATGCTATGCGTGGCCTTAATGGCAAGGAGATCGGCGCCTCGAATATTGAG GTCTCTCTCGCCAAACCCCCCTCGGACAAGAAGAAAAAGGAGGAGATTCTGCGGGCCCGTGAGCGCCGTATGATGCAAATGATGCAAGCGCGTCCCGGGATCGTGGG AAATCTGTCGCCGACACATGCCAGCATGATGTCCCTGACGCCCATGCGCCTGCAAGGGGCGCGCATGCCGCTGCGTACGCCGATACCTCGCGACTACG GGAGTTGGTCGTGGGCCTGGAATCACAGTGCCGCGTGGCAGAGCCGTTGGCCAGCGTGGCAGCATCAGTCGTCTGGGGGCCCAAACAGTGCcacaggcggcggcagcggcggcggcgggacaggcggcggcggcggcagtagCTCAGCGGGGGGCCACCGGTCAGGGGGCGCCGGCAGCAACCGGGGGGGTCCGTGGGGTGGTGCCAATGCGTCCCAGCGCTCGTGGCACCCAGCACGTCAAGCCGCTACAAAATTTACCAG CTGA